From one Oncorhynchus clarkii lewisi isolate Uvic-CL-2024 chromosome 6, UVic_Ocla_1.0, whole genome shotgun sequence genomic stretch:
- the LOC139410979 gene encoding polyubiquitin-like, translating into MELTITLLNGNSLPLTVPPHTTVGSLKSLIQQHFEVATTKQRLLGVNGNNISLSDDSKTLSDYGLHSGSKVMVLITEPAPIQVFLKNEKGQTHTYDVVPGETVTQFKAKVQNKEAVPANQQRLIHEGRQLEDGQRLENYNIRNQSTIYLTLRLRGG; encoded by the coding sequence ATGGAACTCACTATAACGCTTTTGAACGGGAACTCACTTCCCCTGACAGTTCCGCCACACACCACCGTGGGGTCTCTCAAGAGTTTGATTCAACAACACTTTGAAGTGGCCACAACAAAGCAGAGGCTGTTAGGCGTCAATGGGAACAACATCAGTCTCAGCGATGATTCAAAAACTTTGAGCGACTATGGCCTGCATTCAGGATCTAAAGTGATGGTGCTGATTACGGAGCCCGCTCCTATCCAGGTGTTCCTGAAAAACGAAAAGggccagacacacacatatgACGTGGTGCCTGGTGAGACTGTAACCCAGTTCAAAGCCAAGGTACAAAACAAGGAGGCAGTCCCTGCCAACCAACAGAGGCTGATTCATGAGGGTAGGCAGCTCGAGGATGGCCAGAGGCTGGAGAACTACAACATCAGAAATCAAAGCACCATCTATCTGACGCTCCGTCTAAGGGGAGGCTGA
- the LOC139410980 gene encoding polyubiquitin-like, whose protein sequence is MELTITLLNGNSLPLTVPPHTTVGSLKSLIQQHFEVATTKQRLLGVNGNNISLSDDSKTLSDYGLHSGSKVMVLITEPAPIQVFLKNEKGQTHTYDVVPGETVTQFKAKVQNKEAVPANQQRLIHEGRQLEDGQRLENYNIRNQSTIYLTLRLRGG, encoded by the coding sequence ATGGAACTCACTATAACGCTTTTGAACGGGAACTCACTTCCCCTGACAGTTCCGCCACACACCACCGTGGGGTCTCTCAAGAGTTTGATTCAACAACACTTTGAAGTGGCCACAACAAAGCAGAGGCTGTTAGGTGTCAATGGGAACAACATCAGTCTCAGCGATGATTCAAAAACTTTGAGCGACTATGGCCTGCATTCAGGATCTAAAGTGATGGTGCTGATTACGGAGCCCGCTCCTATCCAGGTGTTCCTGAAAAACGAAAAGggccagacacacacatatgATGTGGTGCCTGGTGAGACTGTAACCCAGTTCAAAGCCAAGGTACAAAACAAGGAGGCAGTCCCTGCCAACCAACAGAGGCTGATTCATGAGGGTAGGCAGCTCGAGGATGGCCAGAGGCTGGAGAACTACAACATCAGAAATCAAAGCACCATCTATCTGACGCTCCGTCTAAGGGGAGGCTGA